The following is a genomic window from Pirellulales bacterium.
CCACCATCCGCAAGGTCCACTTTCACGAGGTCGGCGCCATCGACAGCATCGCCGACATTGTCGGCACGGCCATCGCCTGGGACCAACTGGACATCACCGCCGCCGCCGCGTCCCCCATTCCCACCGGACATGGGTTTATCACCATCGCGCATGGGCGGTGCAGTCTGCCCGCCCCCGCCACGGCCGAAATTTTGACTGGCGTCCCCCTGGCCGAAAGCACCGTGCAGGCGGAATTGACCACGCCCACGGGGGCGGCGATTGTGCGGGAGTTATGTGGCGGGTTTGGACCTTCCCCCGCGATGACGATTACCAAGATTGGGTACGGCGCGGGTCAGCGGGACCTGGCGGAACAGGCAAATTTGCTCCGAATTTTATTGGGCGAGCGCACCGCTCCGGCGGATAGCGCGGCTCCTGGTTGGCCTGCGCTTGAAACGCTCTGTTTACTCGAGACGAATTTGGATGATGTGCCGGGCGAAGTGGTGGGCCATGCCGCGACGGAACTCTTGGCCGCGGGGGCCTTGGATGTGTACGGCACGCCCATTCAAATGAAAAAGAGCCGTCCGGGTGTAATGTTGAGCGTGCTCTGTCGGCCGGGGGACGCGGACAGGTTGGAGCAACGGATGTTTGAGGAGACCGGCACGCTGGGAATTCGCCGGACCACCATGGCGCGGCGGGCATTGGTCCGCCAGGAATTTACCGTGGAGACGCTTTGGGGTCCGGTCGCGGGAAAATTAACGCGGTTGCCGGGTCGCCCCGCCGGTTTTTCACCCGAATACGAGGATTGCCGCAAAATCGCGCTGGCGGCGGCGGTCCCCTTGCGCGAGGTCCAGGCGGCGGCTCTGGCCGCGTATGCCCGGCGACAGGACGCCCGGCAACAGGGCGCGGATAACGGGGCGAACGGCTAATCACTTACGGTTGGATTTTGAACGCGGGTTGGGCCAAGTCAGGTTTGGCGGAAAAGGAATTCCCCATGTTTGAACAATTTGAACTTCGGCATCTCTGGCTGTTTGTCGGATTGGTGGGGGCGTTTTGGATTTATAATCGCTTGATGGCCTGGCTGGGTAACCGGGCCAGGCCTTTTTCACGCGAAGATTACGGTGGAACGGCGTCGCTCAGCGTCGATGAACTGGCCGCGCGCAAGCGATGGCTGGAAGAAGCGGAATTGGAGCTGCGGGAACTGGCCCGGGAACTGACCGCCAGACTCGACACCAAGATTGGCGTGGTGCAGCAAGCGCTGGTGCAAATAGAAGAAGCCACCGGGCGGTTGCACGGGGCGCTGGAAAAAGCGGAACGCTGGGGATTGCTGGAGGAAGCTGGCTTTTTATCCGAATCGGCGACCACGGGCGCTGCGTCCCCGCAATCCGCCACGGGACAAAGCTATCGCCGGGTGGATGGGGGCTTGGCACAGCCAGCGGCAATTCCCCTGGGCCGCGTGACCATGCCCGCCGATTTGGAAGCTGATCCCCGGTTTGAGCGTGTGGCCCGCCTGGCCCGCGCGGGG
Proteins encoded in this region:
- the larC gene encoding nickel pincer cofactor biosynthesis protein LarC, translating into MFAYLDCASGISGDMTLGALVDAGADLAAIQAGIHSLGLTQVQLSVSEVKKKGFRALQLQITHPPEHAHRHLHHITDMIGASAEISPRAKALAGQIFTRIGEAEAKVHGTTIRKVHFHEVGAIDSIADIVGTAIAWDQLDITAAAASPIPTGHGFITIAHGRCSLPAPATAEILTGVPLAESTVQAELTTPTGAAIVRELCGGFGPSPAMTITKIGYGAGQRDLAEQANLLRILLGERTAPADSAAPGWPALETLCLLETNLDDVPGEVVGHAATELLAAGALDVYGTPIQMKKSRPGVMLSVLCRPGDADRLEQRMFEETGTLGIRRTTMARRALVRQEFTVETLWGPVAGKLTRLPGRPAGFSPEYEDCRKIALAAAVPLREVQAAALAAYARRQDARQQGADNGANG